The Elaeis guineensis isolate ETL-2024a chromosome 5, EG11, whole genome shotgun sequence DNA segment AAATACACGTTAAACAACGTCGACTTTGGGCCTCTCGTTTTAGAGTTAGCCTTATATTGCACAATGAGATAATACATGGGGCTGCGGTTTCACACTGCATTTTCATTTATGCCACTATAAACAGTGGCTAAGATATAATGGTTTACTTAATCATCAAAGTGATGATTCAACACTCATATGCTGTTGTTTTTCTGCACTAGATGTCAGCACTGTGGAACCACTTAGGGGAAATGACATTATAAAGCTGAATGTTGATCAATATATCTACTGTTTCTTTGTGGTTCTTTAAAGGTAAGTACACTATTATTTATTGTTGGGTTGCCTCAGTCATTTGATGAATCATGGAACCAAACGTAGTTCCAAGAGAGAAGAAAACTGGGTGGCAGGTTTGGTCTTCAGGTGATTTTAGAATGTCCAATGAGGAAACTATTGTCTATTGGCACAATAGGTTGCTACATATTATATCccaataattattattgatcaatgttCTGTTTTTTAATGTTTTTCATATTATTGCTCTTTTTTGGTTTCTGGAGCATACTGAGATGAATCAAATATTTTTCAGGAGATTATATTGCATCATGCTCCCCAAATGTATCTAAATCTCCACAATTGTCACCTTTGACAATTTTAGGTCTGCAACTAACTACGCTCCCATTAAAAAAGATGAGCTTTTTCAGTGACAAGAAGGAGTTTCAGAGCTCTGCAAGCGTTCTTGGTTATGTTGCACATGtaagttctttttctttttggctttcttttttaaaaagtttCTTAGTTGACATGGCCTGACAACTGAATATGCATTTGTCTTCTGCTCATCTCGTTTAAATTGGGATTCAAGTTGTATTAAAGTTTGTGTGATATTGTAAATTGTGCATGCAGCTGTGTAGCAAAACACATCATGCTCAAGAGTTTCACTTGTTAGAGATATCAGGGTAGGCAGGTCTTTGGCTTGTTATTTATTTTCTTCCTTGCTTTGCAGGCTGCCTTGCTTATTGCATCTTACCTTGATGTTCCTTTACGATATCCTTTGCGCTTGGGAGGCTCGCGTTCATATATTCATGACTATGCTCCTTCAGTGGAGTCTATATCATCAGATTTGTCAGCAAATCCAATTCTTACAGGCATGAATGCAAAGCCTACAGAATTTCCCCTCTTTCTGGAAGGCCAAGATACTACAAGAGCAGCATATGCAATATTTTTGTTGAATAAGGTTCCTCTTCTATACTTTATTGTGCTTCTGTCTCTCAGTTTAAGGTAGAAGTTGGCATCAGAATGTATCTCTATATTTACTTGATCTGACTTCTGAATATCTTTTTAAGTTCGTATCAAAAGGTCTAAATCTGAACAAAGAAATGTGGAAAATAATTGCTTTAGAACTTTTTTATTTAGTTTCACTTGAATCAAATGTCATTAAATCTGTAGTCTTCTAGGTCGATTATGTGCCTTGCTGGTTAAGCTTATTGTTATTAAAATGTTAATACGCATCAATGTTTAAAGTCCATGTATACTAGAAAACCCTTGTTCATGTTCCGAGATTGTCCAATTAGATTCAGGAGCTCATACCTGTGCACATGAACTTTGGTTGAGGAAATGTCTCCCTGCAGAAAACATTAATGTAGAATAATGCATACATAATAATGCCAAAAACATTCCTAATACTTTCCAGTTCCTAAAATTTCATTACAAATCCTGCAAACAGTTTGTATGTAAAATATGCAATGGGAGCTTGTATGGACTACCTAACACCATCAGGCATCTGATATTTTATGTGCATTTGTATTTTGCCAATCACATCCTGTTTTCCTTTGGTAGGATTTAGAGCAGCTTTTGAACTACATTGGAGCTGAAAGTTTGGGACCAAGGCATGTATTAGCTAATCTGAAGGAGCTTATGAGGATCATCCAGTCTCAGGAATACATTGATATGTAATTAACTCCACTTGTATGGAAGTGTTAAAGCAGCAGATAGATTTTGCCGATAACTCAGAGTAGAATTCATCGGCTTGAATTACTGCATTGGTGCAAATTTTAGTGGAGCACCTTTGACACAAACCAATTGAATACAATTTTCCAAAGATCTGTGTACATATTACATTATTTCGACGTACCATATTGTTTTTTCCGCAACAATGAAAGCAATATTTCTAATGTCAAATTGCTAGCGAGTGCAAGTATTGGAAGTCAGATGGTTCACTTTGACTGATGTATGTTACTTATCATTGCTTACGCATTTGCGTATCTAGACTCTCTGGGATGTCTGCTTTTAATTAAAGGATAATAATCAAAAGTCCGATCGGTCGCTCACTTTTCTAACGAAGCAAGAGAGAATATTATAAGTTCTCTTTCAGAATAACATGAATTTGTTTTGCATGTTGTGCATTGTGGCTTCCTCTCACTGTGAAGCTGGTCTGAATTCAATTCCAATCATATTGTTCTTGGATTCATTTGCAGCATGGACAAGTTATTCAAGCACTGGAACGTGAATGGAATACGGTCGCATGGATAGTGTCTGAATTGGCAAAAATGGTACAGTTCATGGCACAAGAACTGATGCAAAGATGGCGTTCAATGGACAATACCTGTAAGAGTAGCCAAATTTGCAGTTTAATGGACGATATTGTATCAAGAACTCATGGCAAAATATTCTATCAAACCAGGAGTGCCAAAAACCTGCTGAGAAAGAACCAAATATTGTCATACGTCATGGTAACATCCACTTACAGATCAAAATTAGCGTGTTGCTTGTCAGGCCACTGCTGAGGAGGAATTTGGGTATCTTTACATGTGGGAGTAAAACTATGCTTCAGATCAACTGATACACTCGAAAACGGAACCCGACAGAATCTATACATCACGAGGAATAATCCTTCATCTACTACTCTACGTCCCTTGCTCAACCTTCCTGTGGTCTTGCTTCAAGATCTCCATCCATTCTTCTTTCAATGGTGTACGACATGTAAGTCCCAAGAATCCTGTCCCACGTGACAAAGAAGGACTGAGAGAAGTTGCACCTGCTGCCGTAGAACTGATGATGGATGTCATGATAGGCcgcatggtttttttttttttttttgggtgaagtGGGCCGCATGGGTCATGAAAAGCCAGTGTCACAAGGGGTTGCCAGGGAGCCCACAATGGTCATCGACTGTCTTCA contains these protein-coding regions:
- the LOC105046141 gene encoding vacuolar protein sorting 38 isoform X3, whose product is MDSNRASSEQDLSVAGSMAAGSELGPLTLEGIEGVETPKIVDWEDLQQELARLWSLSAALKKAKERKESLAQKLESIIEEANKLLSGRRGHGHLRNLQKMLRTRQQYMVNQVAALYPVKGLDEQTYREKHNSGDYIASCSPNVSKSPQLSPLTILGLQLTTLPLKKMSFFSDKKEFQSSASVLGYVAHAALLIASYLDVPLRYPLRLGGSRSYIHDYAPSVESISSDLSANPILTGMNAKPTEFPLFLEGQDTTRAAYAIFLLNKDLEQLLNYIGAESLGPRHVLANLKELMRIIQSQEYIDM